In the genome of Loxodonta africana isolate mLoxAfr1 chromosome 16, mLoxAfr1.hap2, whole genome shotgun sequence, one region contains:
- the TLX1 gene encoding T-cell leukemia homeobox protein 1, whose product MEHLGPHHLHPGHAEPISFGIDQILNSPDQGGCMGPASRLQDGEYGLGCLVGGAYAYGGGGGPATGVGVGGPGAYSAGGPGGPAGGSGGSGACSMGPLAGSYNVNMALAGGPGPGGGSGGGGGGSLSAAGVIRVPAHRPLAGSVAHPQSLATGLPTVPSVPAVPGVNNLTGLTFPWMESNRRYTKDRFTGHPYQNRTPPKKKKPRTSFTRLQICELEKRFHRQKYLASAERAALAKALKMTDAQVKTWFQNRRTKWRRQTAEEREAERQQANRILLQLQQEAFQKSLAQPLPADPLCVHNSSLFALQNLQPWSDDSTKITSVTSVASACE is encoded by the exons ATGGAACACCTGGGTCCGCATCACCTTCACCCGGGCCACGCGGAACCCATCAGCTTCGGCATCGATCAGATCCTCAACAGCCCGGACCAGGGCGGCTGCATGGGGCCCGCCTCGCGCCTTCAGGACGGAGAATACGGCCTTGGCTGTTTGGTCGGAGGCGCTTACGCTTACGGCGGTGGCGGGGGCCCAGCGACCGGGGTAGGGGTCGGGGGCCCAGGGGCCTACAGCGCTGGCGGCCCGGGTGGCCCAGCAGGCGGTAGCGGCGGCAGCGGCGCCTGCAGCATGGGCCCGCTGGCCGGCTCCTACAACGTGAACATGGCCTTGGCCGGCGGCCCCGGACCCGGCGGCGGCAGcgggggcggcggcggggggtcGCTGAGCGCTGCAGGAGTGATCCGGGTTCCGGCACACAGGCCGCTCGCGGGATCCGTGGCCCATCCCCAGTCCCTGGCTACCGGCTTGCCCACCGTGCCCTCCGTGCCTGCCGTGCCGGGCGTTAACAACCTAACAGGCCTCACCTTCCCCTGGATGGAGAGTAACCGCAGATACACAAAGGACAGGTTCACAG GTCACCCCTATCAGAACCGGACGCCCCCCAAGAAGAAGAAGCCGCGCACGTCCTTCACGCGCCTGCAGATCTGCGAGCTGGAGAAGCGCTTCCACCGCCAGAAGTACCTAGCCTCGGCCGAGCGCGCCGCCCTAGCCAAGGCGCTCAAAATGACCGACGCGCAGGTCAAAACCTGGTTCCAGAACCGGCGGACAAAGTGGAG GCGGCAGACGGCGGAGGAGCGCGAGGCCGAGAGGCAGCAGGCGAACCGCATCCTCCTGCAGCTGCAGCAGGAGGCCTTCCAGAAGAGCCTGGCTCAGCCGCTGCCCGCCGATCCGCTGTGCGTACACAACTCGTCGCTCTTCGCCCTGCAGAACCTGCAACCCTGGTCTGATGACTCCACCAAGATCACCAGCGTCACGTCGGTGGCGTCGGCCTGCGAGTGA